Part of the Sylvia atricapilla isolate bSylAtr1 chromosome 1, bSylAtr1.pri, whole genome shotgun sequence genome, TAAGAAAAAGGATGGCACTTGTTTCATCATTATTGTAGCcggttttttgttgctgttgttgtttttttttttttgtttttttttttttttttttttttttcttcttaaatgtaAGATGTAATGGTGCACAACGGATGTAACAAGAGCAGTGTCTGAattctgtcccatcccagcagctgcagaagtaTTCTAGAAATTCTAGATTACTGATTCTGATTCTAGAAAGGTGAGAGAGatgggggaaggggggggggcGGGAGAGGAAAGTACCTACCGTGTTCAGCCTACATgtaaaaacataatttcaataaaatgaaggattggggttttttcaatCAAAAAAATTCGTATTTTTCATACTGAAAGCTGACACTGAAGAGCACCTACtacagcccctgcagcagctgactGCTACAACAGCCCAAAGTTAAGGTACCCCATCAAAGAGACCTTGTGGGTAGGCATCTACAAACACCACAATTCCGAAAAGGGGCAAATTGGACAAACCATCCCCCAGGGGAGACAGCTGGTGATCACATTCAGCGTACCCCTCCCTCAGCATGCTGAAGTCTTCCCAACAGTCCTGATAAACCAATTTTTAGTCAGCACTGACCAGTTTTTCAATGGCTCAGTACATTTCACACTGGTTTTTTTGCCATCCCAATGACTTCCACAAGAGTTGTGAATAGAAGAGAATTTCATCAGCACCCAAGCAGAAATGAGTACTCTGGGGAAAGGCGACTAAAAAGATGCTTCACTTTCAGCTCTGTAGAAttaataacatttcttttccatttctgagaGCCTGAAGTTCTCAAGAAATTCATAAATAGACATATTGTTTGAATGTGTCTGGCTTGGAGCACATTAGTTGATGTCATAGCACAAATATTCATTGCAGCCAGCTTGAGAACATGGCTCCTATCATGTTCCAGCATTCATGAAGTACATTTGGCCATCTTCAGACATTCTTGGTCCTGTCCTGCCAGCTAGCACAGTGGGAAAACAAATGGCAATTATCCCCAGCAGAAAACAAGATGCAGGAGCTGCACAACCAACACTATTTATATACCAGGGACAAAGATGACAAGCTGAGCCCTGGACTTGATACATAGTGCAAGAGCTCCCTCTCCTCACCTCCTTCAACATCTACATGGTTCTCGTGAGACAGAGGTTTCCACACAGCTTTCCAGTTTCCTTCACTAGTTCTGGATGAGGGCTGTTGCTGTCACACAAAAATACACTTGGCCAAGAGCTGGCCAAGCTTTGGCTCAGCTGTCTGAATAAAGGCACAATCCTGAACCAAACACACCAGGTCTTGGTGAGCTCCCACAGGATATCATCAGGCTTCTCCGAGCTGCACTCAGCCTGAGGCTGGAAAGAttgcctgctgcagcaccaggtATCTTTTAACTTCATAATGTACTAGGAAACGgaataaaggcaaaataaaagctCTGTGTAGACAGCAGAAATTTTtagcaaaaaacaaaatacgTGACTTAAGCACTTGTGCCCAGTCCCACCTTTCCAGTTCAAGATACAAGCCAATTATGTGAATTGTTTCCAGCCCTAATGGCTACAAACTCTGCCCCTAAAAAGCCTCTGCTTTAGAGGTTTGTCACACATTCAAAACTACTGCTCTACATGTTTGACAATACCTTTTTCAAAAGGTGTTAAGTCTCAAGAATATATTACAATTAGATAATTTCAGTTAATTAAATCATAACTACAACTTTCTCCAACTTTCAGAGTTGTGAGTTGCAaaagttcatttatttttcctcctcttcagcttttcttgGATAACAGCAATTTAAGGAATTACTCAGTTTTGCTGCCCGTGTGCAAGCAGCCAATAATTAATTCTTTCACATAAGTTACTGTACTTCACTGCTTTCATGAACAAACTAACATCGACATGGatttcaaacactgaaacattaaaaatataaagcattGTCCataaagcaagaaacaaaatgctgtCAGATGAATttattaagtttatttttattcccttgtAGCTCCCAGAAATTTTCAGTAACAAACTGATTTAAAAGGCAACGAAAACGTGACAAATATAACAACTGAGTATACGGTAAGCCTCattaatgtgtttaaaaaacattttcgAACATAGTGAATACACATTTTCATTGTGTATATTACCTTTCACGATAATAGTAAACAAATTAATGTCAACTAGAACTGAAGAATTTTGCATGCCACTTTATCCAGActattcaaatgaaaaaagttTTTATAACTTACCCCATTTACACACAAAGGCCTTCTAAGTGACCGGTGTATGACCAGCATTTCAGTTAAATCAGCTTTCATTCTCTTGTTGCAGAAGTCATCTGAATGACATACTTCTACTTGAACCTAAAAGCTGaatgcttaatttttttattattttttttaaaaagatttgtCAGCACTTCCAGCATCTGATACATTCGGtattctttcagttttaaagcaTAGTAACTAAGTGGAAACAGAACCTCTCATATCTCCGCTTCTGGGAAGAGTAACCTGCACCAAAAGTTTGTTTCCATTTACTGCACTCCTGGACAAATTAAAATCCTCATGTTCTCCGGAGCAGTTGCCTGAGAAGATTAATACTACAGGAACAATAACATGGACATGGAAGTTAACAGGCATGTGGCTATGTTTAAGTGAGAATTCTTTGTAGTCTTTGACTTTGTAACTGACTATTAAATAACTTTTATACTCCCTTATCACATTTGCCATCTTCCTCTACACGGGTTGAAAGGAGAAGAGCAGCTCATTTTCAGTGTAACAGACAACTGGCTTCTAAATAAGAGACActtatttaggaaaaaacaacacaaagcaTTAGAAAACTTTAAGTGACTTCTCTCTTATAGCATAAGCCATGGCAGGCATTAAATTCCAACTGCAAAAGAATTGTATTACTTCCCAAGGCCAAATTTTGTATAAATGGCTTCTAAGCGCTATTACAAACATGTGCCAAGACACTGCCACCTTACTTTCCCAGAAATTTCAATTGTCATTTTGGGGAGTAAAAAGTTAGCTCATGTCTTATCACAAAGCCTCgctagaaaaaataaaaggaataaatctATTGTTTGGCAATTTTACACAGAGTAAGTCCTTCAAAAAAAGGACTGCAGaagcttccttttttaaagaaaatggaaaataaagccATGCTTGCCAAACTTTTACTATTTAAGATAGTACCTATTTGATACTTTATTTCAGAGGTCAACTTCCAAAACACAAATTTCAAGTTGTTGATGTAGTCACGTGGATTTTGTCATTGTCCTGTTTCAAAATAGCATGGACGGAAACCTCCATAAGCAGCACAGGTTTGTCTGCCAAAAATTACTTGTTCACAGCATTGTCTCTTGGCACATTCGAACTGGAATATTATAATGTCTGTCATCTTCAGTTATGAGAGTCACCACAGGCCAGTCCTGCTCCGGGTCATTGGGGTAAAGTGTGATGAACTCATCAGTGCTGTACTTATAGAGTCGGTACACTTGGATGGTGTACTGCAGAGCATAAGCAAGAAGAAACATTTCCACCTacattggaaaaaaacaaatatttgtgttAAGTTCAACATACCTTCTACAAGATCTTcctcataaaaatattaaactaatACCTGTCAGATGTaatttttcaaagacaaaaattacGAAGTGAGAAGTCCTATGCACGAGCATCTCTCACTCAGTATCTCCATCATATCCCTCTACGACACCATGCATTTAACAAGAAAGTCTTCAAATCCACAATGGCATAGTAGTAAAATAATCCTAAAGAAAAACTACCTAACATAGTGTGTCCTACTGCCACAAGCAGGTAGGAAAGACATTCTCTTACATCCTGTTAAGTCACTTAAAACCAGACAAGAGCAGGTTTCAGGCAATGATCTTTTCACTCTTACAGGGTACTTTGAGCTTTCCAgtcaaataaaaagtaaatagaAAGCCCTTACAAAGCCTGCTGACAGgagaagaaattcagaaaaagaagctCTAAAGAGCTTCTACTTGGTCTACTACAGTGACAAGCATATCCTGCtctaaataataatttacaaaGAATCTtactgaaataaacaaatataGTCAGCAAAAAAACCGGCAACATCTTGACTAAACTGAGCAGCAAAAAAGTCACCAATGAATCACCTAATTTCACAGAAACAGCAAGCTATCTCATCTATACTGCAGTTGTCAGATTTTTAAgataagaaacaaaaccaaaacataataCTTCCATGTTTCTAGTATCTGCAATTAAGTTGTGAACCCTAACTGCAGTGTCCCACTTGCAATGAATtcaaggggatttttttttaatggatgttCCCAAAATCTTTCAGTCTATTCAGCTCATTTTGGTTTGGGGCATTTTTGTAATATGTGTACCATTTCTGCCATGTATAAAACAGTAACTTCCATTAGCTTATCAGAATTCACCTGTGTATGTGCTATACTTGGTCATCCTAATTTGAGTGTTAGCTTTTatcatgtttttttaaaaagctaacaACTAAGAGATCAATACAAGTGTCATATTAATAGCAACCCCTATTTCCAAAGACTGCTACCTGCCAGCCACCAGATAAAGCCTGGTGTTTCAGAGGAGGACCTTTACAGACTCTCACTATAAGCAAGAAGCTCTAACACATTCTTCAAACAGAAGACCAGAGGCTTCAGTCAGCCCAACAAAAGCTGGGAAATTTCTTAAACCATTTGAAACTAAAAAATCTGAACCAGGAAAATAACACTTTAAGAACAACCTCTCCTTACTTGTTCAAGGCCTCCACTGTGACCAATATGATTCAAGTGATTCTGCATTAACTGACAAGGGTTACTGGATGTATCTCGTGCAAACAAGAGCCAGGAGAAGACAGGCACTCTCCTTCCACTTTTATCGGCGTTGTATAATTCAATTGCAGTGTTAAGCATCAAAAATTTCAGTGCTTCATAGAGACTGTACTcctcatcttcatttttaaacaatttattACAAGCTTCTTGTTTCTCAAGGGGACCCTTTATTTCACTTATAATCttccactaaaataaaaaaaaaaaaaaaaaaaaaaaaaaaacaaataaaccatCACACACAACATGAATCAACAGCCATCACCCTGCAAGAGCTGCAAACAGCCACTTGTGAGTTGTCCAATGCTCAGCACAGGCACCCAGAATTTAACTTACGAACGGCtttgtgtctttttaaaaacaatcaaGAATATTTCCACAACTGTAATCCAATCAAGGTCAGGCTGATTTGCTCAAATTGATCcataagcaaagcaaaaggaaggTATACTAGAAATTGCTGCGAGGCAGCAGAACAAATATTGATGTGGTACAATATGCATTAAGGTAAtaaccctttttttcctgcaccaTAAAGCCTATATTCTTCATATTCTTTACATGTCTGTTActcaaaatatgtatttcattCCAACCCTCAAACTGTTGAATTCAGTATTCCAAATAATCTTAAATGCCTTCATAAAAAGAGAATTTGCATTCACAGTAAAAGAGGAACAACTGAAGAGATTTTCAATAGGTTTTCAGAGTTCCAAGAAAGAGAAAGCATGGGGCTAGGTAATACAGTATGAACACTTAGGGGCACAATCATATTTGTGTGACCCAGAATAAATCtataaaaatggaacaaaaaactACTCCTCTAAAATTACTTCagtgctgttgttgtttttccttccttaatcTCATCCAGATAGCAAAATTATTTGTCCACAGTAAACACAATTCCttcaaataaatacaagaaataaTAGAGGCAAAAAGCTACTCTGTTACATTGATTTCTTCATTGAAATATGGCTAGTTAATacttttctgcagagctgcttgcaAATTAATTCCAGCATCAGGCTATTGCAAGCAGTGGAAGACTAGATGCCCCTCACACATCTGAAAGACATTCTTTACTTGATTTTATTACAGTATGCAAACGGAAAAGGGACTTTCACTACTGAAAGCATCCTTATGCTAAATTCTTCACACTCAAAACTCTTTGTCACTTTTCTTATTTGCATGTGACCAACGAATGTACAAATACTTTTCCAACCTTTTTCCTTAGAAGTATTAAATACTCTTTTATTTCATCACTTATTTCTCCCATCCTCTTGCCAGGTTTCTGTCTGAGCTTCCACTGCTTGATCCAGTCATACCTGCTCAGCAAGTTTTCAGGAAGCTGGAAgttgagagaagaaaaggcagctTAAGTTAAAACTCTGGAAAGGATAAGCCACcaacttgcatttttttttaacattttgcaCCTTAAAACAATACCTCATATATCCTTCTGAACAGCTATCATACTAAGATGACCATAACCAAACACAATTGCCTATTTATAATATTTGTAGGGTAACAGTCAGAATACTGGTCTATTACTATTTCCAGACCTAACAAACACATAAGCACTGGAAAAATTAACCACGAAGTTACTCATGTcttgttttttgcttgttttattttattttgaggttttgggttttttttttaaataaaacactccCCCAACAGCAGAGAGATGACAGTGACTGTGTTTGAAAGCGTTCCTAAAtcaacagaagagaaaattacatCCATCAGATCATCCTCAGGTCTTGGTGGACTGCAAACTACTTTGTCCAGAACACACTAACTCTGTTTCCTCTTCAAGGAGCACAATTCAAACACTCTGggacaggtttttttattaaagaagaaaacaacttgGGAATTTGCTGATGCATCAGATAATGTTTTAGCCTCAGAACTTTCTCTTTTACTGCTTATGTGCCACACCTGTTCAGCTCAGAGCTTTTATACCTCCCCTGAAGGACACCCTGGCAGTTGCATGTCCAGTTTTGTACCCTCATCTATTAAGCCATCTTATTGCTAGAACTGGAAGAGTAACTTGTGTCTCACAATGGAGTAAATACTTGACTAGAGCAGAACTTATGCCATCAGCCACCACCAGCCcattttcagtttgttaggACTCCAAACTAGTAATGTCTTCTCTTTAGGAGCAACCAAATACGTGTCAGAGAGGGACAGATCttctcccatcccagcctggcatCCTGTGCACACAGAACTAAATAATCAAAAATTATATGCCCATAATTTCAACAACTACAAATAGCATGTAATCACcatcttaaattaaaaacaagaaaaaaccaaaacaactgtTATATTTGTACTGCCAACTGTCAGCATACACATTTCTCTTATGTGCCTTCTGCTTTGATGCATAACAATTTAtcatttcagtttgttttgtaGGTGTACAcccctttaaaaaacaaagttaattATCATAtgacattttcctctctgaatcagttgaaaaaaaacaaaagatgaACACTATTAAAAACTTGAAAGTACatgattttgaaaaatgtgcAGGCTCTTTAAAGGATCACTGGGAAACTATGTTCTTTAGTCTAAAAACACGGAAATGGTTGAGAGCTGAAAGAATGTGTTTTAATCATTTTGCAATGTACTTGCTGTAAAACACCTCGCAGAACTATTTTCATCGGTAATTATAAAAACATAATCACAAgattaaaattatgaaattaaaattattaaaataacaatAGTGGCCAGAATGAGAAATTTCCAGATGTCCTTTAAAGTGATGCAAAAAGGTAATTAGGGCAGTGTGATTCTACTTGGACTGCCACCCTACACAGAGTCTGCATCAGACATTCACCATTTACAttcccagcagcatcctgacAACCAGAACCTTACTCTTCTCAAGTTGGCTCACTTTTGTACAGGCAGCTTCTTACATGTTTTTTCCATGTTCACCAATACCATCAAATGGACTTTGTTGACACAAGAAAATTTCTGGAATATTCTTCTTCTACTTGTAGGGGAATACCTAGCTTTTCTCATACATCAGTGCTCCACAAGAACTGTTCTTTGCGTTAGACTGGAGTTGCTCTTACGCTTATTTTAAGCAATATCTAAGACACAGGTAATTACACACATTCTGCAAAGCCTACAGCATCCAATTTGTTATTCCACTTTCTAAAGAAACCATATATGGCACACAAGAATAgatataattttgaaaagctAGGGGTTTCTCAAATGTTagaaaaaattgtctttattttttgttatccTCAGCTGTCTCGTGGAAAATCTCTTACTGCCATATTATATGCAGTAAGAAGAAATCAAGAGAGCAAGATTAAGACAGACAAGTGACTCTCCAGTAAGCACTACAGTAACATACCCATTATAAACTGGAAACCAAGGTCACCCGGACTCAGTTCCACACTGGAAGAATCACTGTGCACAAACAACAGTCTTGAACATTACAACTTCTCAGTTCAGGGGATACTGACAATTGAGCATATACATTACATATAACAGAGAAATGAGATCATAAAATTATCAAATAGGTTAGACCCAATATTACTCTACTGTCAGAAGATCAGTTTGACACTTACCATAGTAAAATCCTCACTCTGCAGCCACCTGGGTAACTGGGTAGCTTGGCTTAATGCCTGGAAAAGAGTTGCTCTGAAAGCACAATAGTTATCACCTCGTATTCTCCTTATAGATGCAAACTTCTGAGCAACTGCTTCATATCCCtagaaaaacacaaaatccaaaggACGTGAAAtcattaataaaacatttcaaaatcatAAAGTGGTTACATAAATAATATTGGAATAGTATCATCCAAATACTaatgttattttcaaaaaaagaaaaaaaaagattgacCCACTACCCCTTTTGGAAGTTCAAATGCTTTCAGGTCACAAATTATGCTCTGAGAAAAACAACTTAgttctgctgaaaaacaaacaagaaactgaagaaatcTAACAGATATTGGTTTGAGGTATTTGTTTGATGAACAGAACTTAAACATCATTGAAATATGGGTAGCTAAGTCACCTGGATTTCCAAAAAATATCCAACATACACACACAAGACTACACATCATGCTTCAAAGAAATTTCAGCACATGGCACATGTAGCTTGTTTCTGCCTCAGGGCAAGTTTGTGTTTACACTGAAATATCTTGACACTTGCCTCAGCACATTTGTTCCCTCCCTGCTGTTCCCAAACTCACAGTTGTAGCAGAAGCCACAATGTTGAAatgcagcttctgcagctcaGCTACCCTGGCAAGGGCCAAAGCCCTGTGTGTTCATATTTCTCACAGTAATCTCTGGAGGGAGGCATGGGGAGTTTTTGACTTTTGTAAGGTATCTTTGTTTACTCATACGTATCACTGAATTTTTCAAGGAACAAAACaactttgctttattttctactATTCTAGGTcaagattaataaaaaaaaattagttcaaaaactggtaaaaaaaacctcaggaaaaattgtttaaaaccCATGCAATTCACAACTTTTAGTTACTTGCCTTCCACCCAAAAACCTGGTAATCTGCTCTGCACTTCAGTAGTCCAACAAATTAGCACCTTTCGTCCATAAACA contains:
- the OTULIN gene encoding ubiquitin thioesterase otulin isoform X1, which codes for MSGERRRPGRAPRPPLGPGSRRAAPGSGSGGRRRAGPSAAESQDNLQGWMTEPTSLSAGAEEKKESVPTQLMKHKNEVGVASEELGSANAAADHKEKTTSEIRQDCVYRSSGRPEKTDMIESPGMDQDASKNCELHGPVSGNPAAMESSEESEEDMYRDEEEIEREKILLCETNASEYKLSVSPEMDVMEYCRKEWRGNTPAAKRMRKGYEAVAQKFASIRRIRGDNYCAFRATLFQALSQATQLPRWLQSEDFTMLPENLLSRYDWIKQWKLRQKPGKRMGEISDEIKEYLILLRKKWKIISEIKGPLEKQEACNKLFKNEDEEYSLYEALKFLMLNTAIELYNADKSGRRVPVFSWLLFARDTSSNPCQLMQNHLNHIGHSGGLEQVEMFLLAYALQYTIQVYRLYKYSTDEFITLYPNDPEQDWPVVTLITEDDRHYNIPVRMCQETML
- the OTULIN gene encoding ubiquitin thioesterase otulin isoform X2 — its product is MTEPTSLSAGAEEKKESVPTQLMKHKNEVGVASEELGSANAAADHKEKTTSEIRQDCVYRSSGRPEKTDMIESPGMDQDASKNCELHGPVSGNPAAMESSEESEEDMYRDEEEIEREKILLCETNASEYKLSVSPEMDVMEYCRKEWRGNTPAAKRMRKGYEAVAQKFASIRRIRGDNYCAFRATLFQALSQATQLPRWLQSEDFTMLPENLLSRYDWIKQWKLRQKPGKRMGEISDEIKEYLILLRKKWKIISEIKGPLEKQEACNKLFKNEDEEYSLYEALKFLMLNTAIELYNADKSGRRVPVFSWLLFARDTSSNPCQLMQNHLNHIGHSGGLEQVEMFLLAYALQYTIQVYRLYKYSTDEFITLYPNDPEQDWPVVTLITEDDRHYNIPVRMCQETML